CAAAACAGGTGGGTCCAGCGGTTGTAAACATCAATACCGAGTCACTTCCCAAGCAGTCCACGGCACCAAAGCGCCGCACACAGCGCCGTGGTCAGGGTCAGGGTAACGATGATGATCCGCAGCAGCAGGGAGATATGCAGGACTTCTTCAACCGCTTCTTCGGCGGACAGCCCGGCGGCGGGGATGGAGATGATGAAGATGGTGCCGGTGGTGGCGAACGTCGCGCCCTCGGTTCCGGTTTCATCGTGGATCCGCGCGGTTACATCATCACAAACAATCACGTCGTCGACAAAGCGGACAAGATCTACGTCAAGCTTTCGACCGACTCCGACAACGGCCTTGGCCGTCTGGCGCGCGTGATCGGTACTGACAAAGACACCGACATCGCCGTCATCAAGATCGACACAAACCAGACGCTCCCCACGGTCAAGCTGGGCAACTCCGATTCTGCGCAGGTAGGAGATTGGGTGCTCGCCATCGGCAGCCCCTTCAACCTTTCGCAGACTGTAACGGCCGGAATCGTCTCTGCCAAGAACCGCACCATCGAAGATGGTCCGCAGAGCCAGTTCCAGCGCTTCATCCAGACGGACGCTTCCATCAATCCCGGCAACTCGGGCGGTCCCCTGGTCGACATGACTGGAGCGGTGGTCGGCGTCAATACGGCGATCTACACGCAATCTTCGGGCTCGGTCGGGCTTGGCTTTGCGATGCCGTCCAACACCGTAATCAACGTCTACAACATGCTCATCGCACCCGAGCACAAGGTTGTTCGCGGGTCGATCGGGATTGAGTTCCAGACCGGCGTCTCCTCTGCGGTAAGCCGAATGTACGGCTTCTCCAAGGGCGGCGTGCTCATCAACAGGATCACGCCTAATGGTCCCGCTGCCAAGGCGGGTCTTCAGCCTCAGGACGTGATCGTCTCCATTGACGATCGACAGGTGAAAGACGGGGATGACCTGGTCGCTGATATTGCACCTCGTCATCCCGGTTCCACGGCCAAGATCACCTATCTGCGTAACGGAAAGCAGAACACTGCCACCGTCACGATTGGAGATCGCTCCAAAACCGTCGCTGCGATCGCAGGCAATGGCGACCCAGACGATAACTCGCCCCAGAAGGACGACGCCACTCAGGGCAAGATCGGCATTACGGTAAGCGCCGTCCCCCCCGCTCTGGCTAAGGCACAGGAGATCAGCGGCGGCGTGTTGGTCACTGCGGTTCGTCCCGGTTCCTTCGCGGACGACCTCTCCCCTCGTGGGCTGGATAAGGGTGACATCATCGTGGAAATCAACCGCCATGTTGTGACGGACCAGGCTTCCCTGACCTCGATCGTCAATGGCCTAAAATCCGGCGACGACGTTGTCTTCGTGATTCGTAATGCGAGGGCACGTGATAAATCCAACACGTTCCTCGGTGGAACCTTGCCGTAGGTCGTTCTGAACGTTGCAGAAGGGGTTGGAGACACATGTCTCCGGCCCCTTTTACTTTCCGCGGCCTCTTGTAGAGGACGCACGCTTTCTGTAACTTGAAACAGTGACAGGAACCCTGAAACACTCCTCCCCGAGGTCGCTCGCTACCATGCGCCCATTTACTCTCACTGCTCTCTTTTTGCTCGCCCTGATCTCTTCAACCCCATCCCAAGCTGTTCGAACACGGCGCGGACCCACCTCCGGCAGAGCTTCACAGCGCGGGACAAAGGCTTCCAAGCACAAAGCAGAAGCCGTATCGCATCCGCGCGCGATCGAAGACGCCCGTGCGACACAGATTCAATCCGCTCTGATCAAAGCCGGTTACATGTCGGGAGAACCGACCGGCCACTGGGACTCTGCAAGTGAGACAGCCATGCAAAAGCTCCAATCGGACAACGGCTGGCAGAGCAAGCTCGTTCCGGATTCGCGCGCTCTCATCAAGCTGGGTCTCGGACCACAGACGCCGCAGACCACCACCGCCTCGTCCGCGGCTCCCACCGCACATATCGCGCAGTAGCCGCGTGACCCCACGGTGAAGCGGCATCTTCTTACCCTCCTCGCCGGTCTGGTGCTCGCGCTAGCTTCCGTTCCCGCGAGGGCTCTGGAACTCCGCATCACGGCGAAGGCTCTCGAACGCACGCTGCAGGCGCAGCTCTTCACCAACATTGAAGGTCGTTACTACATGCGCGGAGATCCAAATTCCGCCTGCTTCGTCTATGCCGACCAACCGCACGTCTCTTTTCAGGACGACCGCGTCGTCGTCCATGTACGCACCAACTCGCGCCTGGGCACAGGCATGTTCGGCAAGTGCGTTGGCCTAGGCTTTAACACGCAGGCAGACGTTTCGTTCATCCCCGACGCGGAGGGAGAAACCATCGGCTTTCGCGATGCGCGCATCGAGCGCTTTACCGGCAACAAGGAGCTGGATTTTCTCGTCGTCCCGTTTCTGAGTCGCAAGCTGCCCCAGCAGATGAAGGTCAACGCCGCCGATATGTTGCGCAGTCTGCTCGCCACGTCGCTGCAGTCGACCGGTTATGCCATGAAGCTGACAAACCTTAAGATTCACTCGATGCAGGTGCAGAAAGACGTTCTCATCGTCGATCTGGATGGCTCGCTCGACGTAGATTGATGGAGTTTAGGGAACCGCTAGTGCTTCGCAGGCTCGACGGGAAGGGTATAGATCACTTCTCCGGGACGCGTGTAGTGGAGTTCTTCGCGTGCCTCATGCTCAATCGCATTGGGATCGCTCTTGAGGCGTTCCACGTGCGCGTGTAGACGCTCATTTTCTTTCGTCAGATCGCCCAACTGCGCGTCCAGACTCTTGGTGTCCATACGCTTCTGCTGGAAAGCCGTCAGGCCATTCCGTCCGAAGACGACATGATATCCAAGCATTAGTGCTAAAACGCCCACAGCACCAGTCGCCATTCTCCGCCGACGTTGATACGCCTTTTCTCCCATGCGCGCTGCGGCAGAGGTAAGACGATGCAACGAAAGGGATGGGCTCACTCTTGGATTCATGACAGCTTTCAGTAGAACCTGAACTTCCCCTGGCATCAACCTTTAGCTCCCACGATTTGCATAGGGGAATCAAGCTCGGAACCTCTACGGTTTTGGTATCCTTGCTCACGGCCTATGCAGATTCTCTTCGCCATCGCGGTGCTCTCCTGTTCTGCTCTGATCTGGGCCGCGATCTCGATTACAAAACATATTCAGCGTACGAACAGGCGTTCTCGTTCTGCGCATCATGCTCCGGAGACTTTTGTTTCCTACGCCCAGGCTGGGCGTCCGCAGCAAGGCCCCCATCCTCGGGAAGACTTCGCTTCAGGCCTCGCCTCTCGCCTGTCGCAAGAGCAGTTTTCTCCCCTTTCCACGCGCAGACCTCCGGTCTCCGTCAGACCCGACCTCAACAATCGCAAAGCCAACGGGACTAACGGCTTCGCGCGTTGAATTGAATCCAAACCGAGGAACAAAGATCACTATGTCCATCAACGTCGCAGGCAAATACTCCGCCGCACCCGCCAAAGCCTACAGCATCGTATGGAACACCGTCTTCGTCATTGCCGGGTCGATGTTCATCGCAATCTGTGCTCATATCGCGGTCCCACTTCCCTTTTCTCCGGTCCCGATGACCCTGCAGCCCTTTGCCGTCATCCTCATGGGTATGATGCTCGGTCCAGTTGCTGGCTCGGCTGCGGCCGCAGCGTATCTTTTCGAAGGCCTGGCCGGCGCGCCCGTCTTCACAACACATGGGCCCGGCGGTCTGCTTCAGCTCCTCGGTCCGACTGGTGGATACCTGATGTCCTACCCGTTTGCCGCAGCCATCGCGGGTGCACTCTTCGCATGCCGGCGAACGTTCTTTGCTGGCGCCCTCGCGGGCACCGCCGCCATGGCCCTCGTGTTCCTCAGCGGTGCCGTATGGTTCGCTACCCTGACACACGCTCCGGCCCACGCTGTCTGGATCGCCTCCGTAGCCCCTTTCCTTCCAGGCGAAGTGGTTAAGATCTGCGCCGCCGCTGGCATCGCCTCCGCTCTACCCAACTTTCGTAACTAATTTCCTTACGCAGCATTCTTAGAAAGCAGCAGATGAGCCTCAGTCCTACAGATCCGAAGACGAAAACTAAAGCAGACGCTAAATTAGAGACCACTGCGGACACCCGCGTGATCTCCATCGCACATAGCCCCGACTCCGATGATGCCTTCATGTTCTATGGCCTTGCCACGAACAAGGTTCGCGTCCCTGGCTATAAGTTTCACCACACCCTGAAGGACATCGAAACGCTTAACCATCGCGCCATTGAAGACCCGTTCTTCGACGTCAGCGCCATCTCCTTTGGCGCCTATCCTTACATGCAGTCCGAATATGCCCTGATGGCCTGCGGAGGATCCGTAGGCGATGGCTACGGCCCGATCATCGTCTCGCAGAAGCCCTTCACGCCCGACGAAGTCCGCAAAGTGCGCATCGCTGTCCCCGGTGAGCTCACGACCGCTTACCTCGCTTTGAAACTCTTTGCTCCGGAGGTTGAAACAACGAACGTCCAGTTCCAGGAGATCATTCCCGCCGTTCTCGCCGGACATTTCGATGCCGGCCTCCTGATCCACGAAGGCCAACTGACCTACGCTGCCAACGGGCTGAAGAAGGTCCTCGACCTCGGCAACTGGTGGCGCGAGCAGACTGGCCTTCCCCTCCCTCTCGGAGGCAATGCCATCCGTCGCTCACTCGGCGAAGAAGCAATGAACATCACCACGCATGCCGTGCGTGACAGCATCCAGCATGCTCTCGACCATCGCGAGGAAGCTCTCAGCTACGCCATGCAGTTCGCGGGCGACATCGAACCTTCGCTTGCCAACCGTTTCGTTGGCATGTACGTGAATGAGCGCACACTCAACTATGGTGAAGACGGTCGCGAGGCCATCCGCCTCTTGTACGAGATGGGCTATGATCGTGGCGTCATCGCTCAGAAGACAAAGGTCGACTTCATCGGTTAATCGTGTTCCGATGGTCCGCAGGAGCGAGGGATTTCTTAACCTGCGGACCGAAGCGCCAGCAGAATCATGCGGCGAGATGTGGTATAGTTTGTATAAATCAGCCCAGCGAATCAATACTTTTCGCGCGGATCTTCCCGAGATCCATGAAGGCTAAACCTGGACGCGTAGCTCAACTGGCAGAGCATTCGACTCTTAATCGACAGGTTGTAGGTTCGATTCCTACCGCGTCCACCATCACATCTGCAACTTACAAGGCGATGCGCTCCACAGGCGCTCCGTTTATTTCTTTCAGCGCCACTGTACGTACAAAGCGGACATTTCAAGTGGACGCAGAATTTCCGAAGCTTCCATTGAACATAGGAATTGAGCAGACGAAAGCATCGACGACAATAGCGGCAGCTCCGATGAGAGAAAGTGTCGCGATACCTGCACCGAAATGTGCGACTGCCAGCCACCCCAAACCGGCCGCAATAAGCAGTCGGCTTGTTCCGGCTGCAAAGGGCCAGAACATGTGTCCGCTGCCCTGAGAGGCGAAGCCTAGCGAGAAACCAAAGCCGAGCAGACCATAGACGGGCGCAACTCGACGAAGATAGATTGCAGCCAGCAGGATCACCGCCGCTTCATGGCTAAAAAGATGCAGCCAGAGATTTGGGTAGAGAGCGATAACGAGACCAAGCGGTCCAATGATTAACGCGCCAAGTCCGCCGCCCATCCATGCGATGCGCCTGGCCCGGTGTACATGACCCGCTCCAATGTTCACGCCCGTCATAGTCAGTAAGGCCGTCCCTAGCCCGAACAATACCGGAATAAGAAAGTAATCCAGACGCGATGCAATACCGTACCCTGCAAGGGCATGTATCCCGAACACGCCGAAGGCTCCCGTGACCGCAATGACCGTGAGGTTTGTCTGGATAATCGCGATCGTGCTTAGAAGACCAACACGCAGGATGTCTGCAAAGAGACGCCATTGCAGCGGCGCCAAGGTAAGCTTCAGACCCGAACGGCCCGATGTCATATACCGGAGCAGCAACAAAGAAGCGATTGTGTAGTAACTACCGATGGCTATTCCTGCCCCGGCAACACCGAATCTGGGAACGGGCCCAAACCCAAAAATAAGTGCAGGCGAGGCGGGAATCAAAACAACCGCCCCTGTAAGGGTAACGACCGCAGGAACACGCATGTTACCGGCGCCACGAAGAGCAGAGGTAAGAAGACTAACTACCCAGATCGGTATGGAGCCAGCGAAGATATATCGTGAGTAGCGAATCGCGACACCGAGCGCCTCGCCACGCCCACCCAGTAAAGAGAACAGGGTCGGTCCAAACAGCCACGCGCCGATTGAAAAAAATAATCCCAGAACAATCGCAAGCACCAGCCCATGGAATACGAGCGCATCTGCGTCATCATGACGATCTGCCCCGATTGCGCGAGCAATCGCGGAAGATACCCCGCTTCCCATTCCTCCGTTCGACACCATCGTCATCAGTGACCAGAATGGAAAGACAAGCGCAGTACCCGCGAGTGCCACTACGCCAAGGAGGCCTACGTAATAGACTTCCGCAACTCCCACCAATGT
This genomic stretch from Terriglobus saanensis SP1PR4 harbors:
- a CDS encoding trypsin-like peptidase domain-containing protein, giving the protein MEQTQPKSNGFLDRIRNHRLSATFLLLGVLSVGILAGSALTTTVHGKEQQINSADAAPLRIPPMTSTSNAFSTIAKQVGPAVVNINTESLPKQSTAPKRRTQRRGQGQGNDDDPQQQGDMQDFFNRFFGGQPGGGDGDDEDGAGGGERRALGSGFIVDPRGYIITNNHVVDKADKIYVKLSTDSDNGLGRLARVIGTDKDTDIAVIKIDTNQTLPTVKLGNSDSAQVGDWVLAIGSPFNLSQTVTAGIVSAKNRTIEDGPQSQFQRFIQTDASINPGNSGGPLVDMTGAVVGVNTAIYTQSSGSVGLGFAMPSNTVINVYNMLIAPEHKVVRGSIGIEFQTGVSSAVSRMYGFSKGGVLINRITPNGPAAKAGLQPQDVIVSIDDRQVKDGDDLVADIAPRHPGSTAKITYLRNGKQNTATVTIGDRSKTVAAIAGNGDPDDNSPQKDDATQGKIGITVSAVPPALAKAQEISGGVLVTAVRPGSFADDLSPRGLDKGDIIVEINRHVVTDQASLTSIVNGLKSGDDVVFVIRNARARDKSNTFLGGTLP
- a CDS encoding peptidoglycan-binding domain-containing protein, which gives rise to MRPFTLTALFLLALISSTPSQAVRTRRGPTSGRASQRGTKASKHKAEAVSHPRAIEDARATQIQSALIKAGYMSGEPTGHWDSASETAMQKLQSDNGWQSKLVPDSRALIKLGLGPQTPQTTTASSAAPTAHIAQ
- a CDS encoding FtsB family cell division protein, whose translation is MSPSLSLHRLTSAAARMGEKAYQRRRRMATGAVGVLALMLGYHVVFGRNGLTAFQQKRMDTKSLDAQLGDLTKENERLHAHVERLKSDPNAIEHEAREELHYTRPGEVIYTLPVEPAKH
- a CDS encoding biotin transporter BioY; this encodes MSINVAGKYSAAPAKAYSIVWNTVFVIAGSMFIAICAHIAVPLPFSPVPMTLQPFAVILMGMMLGPVAGSAAAAAYLFEGLAGAPVFTTHGPGGLLQLLGPTGGYLMSYPFAAAIAGALFACRRTFFAGALAGTAAMALVFLSGAVWFATLTHAPAHAVWIASVAPFLPGEVVKICAAAGIASALPNFRN
- a CDS encoding menaquinone biosynthesis family protein, encoding MSLSPTDPKTKTKADAKLETTADTRVISIAHSPDSDDAFMFYGLATNKVRVPGYKFHHTLKDIETLNHRAIEDPFFDVSAISFGAYPYMQSEYALMACGGSVGDGYGPIIVSQKPFTPDEVRKVRIAVPGELTTAYLALKLFAPEVETTNVQFQEIIPAVLAGHFDAGLLIHEGQLTYAANGLKKVLDLGNWWREQTGLPLPLGGNAIRRSLGEEAMNITTHAVRDSIQHALDHREEALSYAMQFAGDIEPSLANRFVGMYVNERTLNYGEDGREAIRLLYEMGYDRGVIAQKTKVDFIG
- a CDS encoding MATE family efflux transporter codes for the protein MMNDDALVENQRILSAIESVDNATSANPLDGFQKTERNDNNSSPKMRARTAMLQGPILSTIVKLALPTIVVLLVQTLVGVAEVYYVGLLGVVALAGTALVFPFWSLMTMVSNGGMGSGVSSAIARAIGADRHDDADALVFHGLVLAIVLGLFFSIGAWLFGPTLFSLLGGRGEALGVAIRYSRYIFAGSIPIWVVSLLTSALRGAGNMRVPAVVTLTGAVVLIPASPALIFGFGPVPRFGVAGAGIAIGSYYTIASLLLLRYMTSGRSGLKLTLAPLQWRLFADILRVGLLSTIAIIQTNLTVIAVTGAFGVFGIHALAGYGIASRLDYFLIPVLFGLGTALLTMTGVNIGAGHVHRARRIAWMGGGLGALIIGPLGLVIALYPNLWLHLFSHEAAVILLAAIYLRRVAPVYGLLGFGFSLGFASQGSGHMFWPFAAGTSRLLIAAGLGWLAVAHFGAGIATLSLIGAAAIVVDAFVCSIPMFNGSFGNSAST